In Novipirellula caenicola, the genomic stretch ACAGAACGACGCTGACACAGGAGCCCCCCTGCGTCCTTCAGTACTGCGCATCGGGGGCTTCCATCGAATCAAAATTTAACTTTTTGATAAGCGGCTATTGCCGAATTCTAACACGGTCGCTCCCAGCGGGAGGGTGAAGCCGATTTCACCTCCCCGCTGGGGAGGTCAGAGTCGGCGGTAGCCGGCTCTGGGTGGGGATCGCAGTGTTAGAAATAGACGGTGCCAACATGGTTTCACCAGCCCTCCCCGACCGCTACGCGGTCGACCCTCCCGGAGGGAGGGTAAAGCCGATTTCACCTCCCCTTTGGGGAGGTCAGAGTCGGCGGTAGCCGGCTCTGGGTGGGGCTCGTTGTGTTAGAAATTGACCGTGCCAACATGGTTTCACCAGCCCTCCCCGACCGCATCCTGCGGCCGACCCTCCGGGAGGGAGAGTAAATTGCGAGCCCCCTCTGCCGCGGATCGGTTACGTGGAGGGATCTTGGGCGGCGAAGCGTTTGAGTTTGCGGTCGAGCGTGCTGCGTTCGATTCCCAGCATCGCGGCGGCACGACTTTTGTTGCCGTCGGTGTGACGCAAGACGCGTTCGATGTGCTGTTGCTCGAGCTCGGCCAACGTCATCTCCACTGCCGTCTCGCTGCTTGCCGAACTCGTTCGGCCTACGTTGCCGGTCGGCGAGAGAGCGAGGTCGGTTTCCTCGATCACGTTCTTTTGGTTTAGTACGACGGCGCGTTCGATCACGTTTCGCAATTCGCGAATGTTCCCGGGCCAATGATACTCAAGCAAGCGTTTCTGGGCCGCTTCGCTGATCGTTTCGATCCGGCGACCCATTTCACGGTTGAATCGATCAAGGAAAAACTGAGCTAACAACAAACAATCACGTTGGCGTTGTCGCAGCGGTGGGACGACAATCTCGACCACGTGCAGTCGGTAATACAAATCTTGGCGGAATTTGCCTTCGCCCACCATCGTTTGCAGATCGCGATTGGTGGCGGCAACGACGCGAACATCGACTCGGATCGGCTCGTGTCCTCCGACGCGTTCAAACGGATGTCCCTCGAGCACTCGCAGCAATTTGGCTTGCAGTTCGGCATTCATCTCGCCAATTTCATCCAACATCAACGTGCCGCCATCGGCCATCTCGAACTTGCCCCGCTTCCGCTCGGTCGCACCGGTAAAGGCGCCCTTTTCATGACCAAACAGTTCGCTTTCAAGCAGCGTTTCGCTCAGCGCGGCACAGTTCAAACAGACCATCGGCCCTTCGCGGCGATTTGATGCGTGATGGAGTGCCGCGGCGACCAATTCCTTGCCCACGCCGGATTCGCCACGCACCAAAACGGTGGCATGAGTCGGAGCGGCCAACTTGATTTTTTCGATCACGGTTCGAATCGCTTCGCTTTTTCCCACGATGCGAACTTTGTCGCCAAGCTGTTCTTGCAACAACTCGGCCTTGCGGCGGCTGAGATGCAGCGATTTAGCCAACCGCCGTTGGTCGGCAAGCCGCGAGATCGATTCGGCAAGGATTTCCGCCACCGCGACAACGACTTGTAAATCGTCGCTGCCAAACGGGCGAATTCCTGCAGCGGTGGTCATGTGAATCATGCCAAGGAACCGATCGCGATGGTCGCGGATCGGAGCCAGGATGATGCTTTCGACCTCGATCTCGCCGCGGCTGTTCTGCGTCGCTAATTGATCGTCACCGACGATATTGCGAGCCAGCAACGCGTGCCCGTTTTCGCCGACAAGGTTCTGCAGCAATGCGTCGGGCGGTCGACGATAACTGCGGTCACCACTTTGCCGCGTCGCGACCAACGGGACTTCGGAAATCGAACTGGGCGGCGTCGATCGTTCGCTGAGATAAACCCCGGCAGTGTCAAATTTCAAGCTGCCCACCAAATCGTCCAAACACGCAGCGATGGCCGCTTCGGCGTCCTCAAGCCGAGCCAGGGTGAAGGCTAATTTCAGCAGTCGGCTGCGAACCCCTGGTGAATCGTCGCCGGCCGCGGTTGGCTCGGTCGCCGTTTTGCTTTCTGCCGATCGTGAATCCGATGTCGAGACGCGTCCGTGCAGATAATCGCTGTGGCGTCGTCGATCGGTGATCGCATCGGCGCTCATCTCCATTGTCAATTGGTCGTCGGTGGCTTGCGAGGCCGCGTCGTCATCATCGCTGCTCCGTTCGCTGCCGCCGGTATGGATGGTGTGAGTGAACTGGATCGCATACCCGGCGATTTCGATCTTGTCGCCATCGCGAAGCGGGTGCGGTTCGCTGATCTCGCTGCCGCCGACGAAGGTGCCATTGCGGCTGCCGAGGTCCTCGATCATCCACGCTCCGGTCGCCGCGGCCGTGACCGTGGCTCCAGGCGATTCGGGCGATCCGGGCGATTCAGGCGGCGAAGCGGCCGCAGTATTGGTTTGAGCCGCAGCGTCGGGACGAGCCGAGGCATTCGGCTGATTCGGGGCGGACCAATAGATTCGCGCATGCTGGCGGCTGGCTTGATGGCTGCGGATGACGATTTGGTTAGACGAGGCCCGTCCCAGGAAGGCTTCGGCTGGGGGGGCCAGCCGAAATACGTCACTCCAGCGGCCCGCCGATTGCAGAACCAAGTAGGCACCAGGATGGCGGGGGGCCGGTTTTTCACCCACCGGGTTTGTCGAGGATGTCGTCTGCGGGGCGTCGGTATTCAAGCGAATCCACTGCGAAGGAGAAGCCAAGGAAATGGAAAAGACCGTCAGGGTTCGATTATGATGATTATGAACGTCGTGACGGAGTTTGAAGCGGCTCGAGCGGCAGGGCGTCCGCGTGGGGTACATGCCGCAGTGGCATTTTAGCGGAGAAACCGTCCTTTTGTGCGTACACAGTGACAGGACTTCTGTTGCGATATGGATTTTTCGCAAGTATCCTGTGTATCGGTCACTTGTCTGATCGCGTTGCCGTCCTTTGAGGATTGCCGCTGCGAATCTGTAGTCCAAGGCACCTATTCTAAGCTACGAACCTTCTACGCCACGAACCATCCCCGCTCAAAAACGCAATCCGTTGTGCGGGATACCTCGGAGATCCACTCGATGGAATTCGGTCCACAACGTCTGTTTCGCTTTACTGCGTCCGTCATCGCGGTCCTCTGCATGTCCACCTCGTTGCAGGCAGGGATCAGTGGCCTAAATAACCGAGCGGTGGGGGGAGTGTTGATTGACGCCGAAGGCATTGTCCGCAACGCGACGATTGCCGAGCAGCAACAACTCTCCAATGCAGCTCGTGCGGCACTGAAGCAAGCCAAAGGCGAGATGAACCAGGCGACCGAGATGCGAATGATCTCGTTAGCGAAATTGCAAAAACACCTGCAGGCGACTCGTGAAGCGGGCGAACCAATCTCGAGCGACGTCGAATTCTTAGCGGGACTGCAACGCATCGAGTATGTGTTTGTCGACCCCGACAACAACGACATCGTGATCGCAGGGCCTGCTGAACCTTGGCAAATGCTCGAGGACGGCAGCGTCGTGGGAACCGAGTCGGGCAAATCGACCATGCGATTGGCTGATTTGATCGTCGCGTTTCGCACCGTCGAAACCGCTCGCCGTGCCGGCATCAGTTGTTCGATTGAACCGACTGCCGAAGGTCGCCAGCGACTGCAAAACCTGCTTCGCAACGTCAAGCTTCGTCCTGGGCAAAACCCTGCGATCTACGAATCGGCGATGAAGCAAGCGTTTGGCCCGCAAATGATCAAATTGACCGGGGTGCCGCAAGACAGCCGTTATGCACGAATCTTGGTCGCCGCCGACTTTGAAATGAAACGAGTCGCGATGGAGTTGGCTCCGTCGAACGTCAATGGGTTGCCCAGTTACCTGCAAATGTCCAAGAACAGCCGTCACAGCTCGGCTCAGAACCCACGCTGGTGGATGGCTTGCAACTACGACACGATGACCAAGAGCGAAGACGCGTTGGCTTGGAAATTGTCAGGCCAAGGCGTGAAGACGCTGACCGATCAAGACTTGGTCCAGGCGGACGGCAACGTCCAAGCGACCGGCCGAGTCGACAAGGTCGCTCAAGCGTGGGCCGAAACGATGACGCAAAAGTATCCCGAATTGGCCAAGCGGATCCACGTGTTTGGCGACTTGCAAAACATCATGGACATGACGATTGTGGCGACGTTGATCAGCCAAGAGCGGCTCGATCACAAAGCCGGTATCGATCTGTCGCTGCTGAAGCAAGAGAACGAAGCGGTGGAGTTGACTTCGTATGCCGTGCCGAAAGCCTTGAATCCGCAGTGCAGCTTTGTGCGAGGCCGCAGTGGTTGGGTGGTGACCGCATCGGGAGGCGTCGATATCGACGCATTCTCGGTCGTCGAAAAGCAGGCCGTCGATCCAGCTGTCGCCGCAAAACGAACCGAGTCCCTTGCATCGGCCAAAGATCGTTGGTGGTGGAACCGCTAAACGCACCGCAACAATACTGAAACATAAAGAAACGCCCCTTCGGTCGACGGAAGGGGCGTTTTTTCGTAGGTGTGTTAGCGCCGCCGACGCGGCGACAGCGATGTTCTCTGCCACCTCTCCCCAGCTTCGCTCGGGCGAGGTGACTTGCGGCATGTCACCTCTCCCAAACAAAGTTTGGGAGAGGTCGAGCAGAGCCTCCGGCGATTGCTCGGGTGAGGGCCGTCCGCGCAATCCGCACCGAACGCCGCCTCGTGTGCACACCGCGGCCCTCACCCGAACGAGGCCTAAAGGGCCCGTTCGACCTCTCCCCAGCTCCGCTCGGGAGAGGTGTTGCGGCGTGTCACCTCTCCCAAACGCAGTTTGGGAGAGGTCGAGCAGAGCCTTCAGCGATGCTCGGGTGAGGGCCGACCGAGCAATCCCCACCGAACGCCGCCTCGTGTTTGCGCGGTCGGCCCTCACCCGGACGAAGCCTATAGGGCTCGTCCGACCTCTCCCCAGCTTCGCTCGGGAGAGGTGGCTTGTGACGCATCACCTCGCCGTCAAACCTTGCGCTGGCGAGGGGCTTGCCGCGTGTCACCTCTCCCAAACAAGGTTTGGGAGAGGTCGAGCAGAGCCTTCAGCGATGCTCGGGTGAGGGCGTCCGCGCAATCCGCACCAAACGCCGTCTCGTGTTTGCGCGGTCGACCCTCACCCGAACGAGGCCTAAAGCGCCCGTTCGACCTCTCCCCAGCTGCGCTCGGGAGAGGTGGCTTGTGTCGAATCACCTCGCTGTCAAACCTTGCGCAGGCAAGGTGGCTTGTGACGTGTCACCTCTCCCAAACAAGGTTTGGGAGAGGTCGAGCAGAGCCTCCGGCGATTGCTCGGGTGAGGGCCGTCCGAGCAATCCGCACCGAACGCCGCCTCGTGTATGCACACCGCGGCCCTCACCCGGACGAAGCCTATAGGGCTCGTCCGACCTCTCCCCAGCTGCGCTCGGGAGAGGTGACTTGTGTCGCATCACCTCGCTGTCAAACCTTGCGCAGGCAAGGGGCTTGAGTCGTGTCACCTCTCCCAAACAAGGTTTGGGAGAGGTCGAGCAGCGCCTTCAGCGATTGCTCGGGTGAGGGCTGTCCGCGCAATCCACAGCGAACGTCGTCTCGTGTTTGCGCGGTCGACCCTCACCCGAACGAGGCCTAAGGGGCCCGTTCGACCTCTCCCCAGCTTCGCTCGGGAGAGGTGACTTGTGTCGCATCATCTCGCTGTAAAACCTTGCGCAGGCGAGGTGACTTGCGGCGTGTCACCTCTCCCAAACAAAGTTTGGGAGCGGTCGAGCAGAGCCTCCTGCGATTGCTCGGGTGAGGGCATCCGAGCAATCCGCGCCGCACGCCGCCTCCTGTGTGCTCAACGCGGCCCTCACCCGGACGAAGCCTATAGGGCTCGTCCGACCTCTCCCCAGCTGCGCTCGGGAGAGGTGACTTGTGTCGTGTCACCTCGCTGCCAAACCTTGCGCAGGCGAGGTGGATTGAGTCGTGTCACCTCTCCCAAACAAGGTTTGGGAGAGGTCGAGCAGAGCCTCCGGCGATTGCTCGGGTGAGGGCTGTCCGCGCAATCCACAGCAAACGTCGTCTCGTGTTTGCGCGGTCGACCCTCACCCGAACGAGGCCTAAGGGGCCCGTTCGACCTCTCCCCAGCTGCGCTCGGGAGAGGTGACTTGTATCGTGTCACCTCGCTGCCAAACCTTGCGCAGGCGAGGGGCTTGCAGCGTGGCACCTCTCCCAAACAAAGTTTGGGAGAGGTCGAGCAGAGCCTCCGGCGATTGCTCGGGTGAGGGCGGTCCGAGCAATCCACACCGCACGCCGCCTCATGTGTGCTCAACGCGGCCCTCACCCGAACGAGGCCTAAAGCGCCCGTCCGACCTCTCCCCAGCTGCGCTCAGGCGAGGTGGCTTGTGTCGCATCACCTCGCTGTCAAACCTTGCGCAGGCAAGGGGCTTGCAGCATTTCACCTCGCCTAAACAAAGTTTGGGAGAGGTCGAGCAGAGCCTCCGGCAATTGCTCGGGTGAGGGCCGTCCGCGCAATCCACACCGAACGTCGTCTCGTGTTTCAGGCTTGATGCTGCCGCTGCTCTGCAGCTGAGAAAAAACAAACCTCGGGCGTCAGCCCGAGGACCGGGGTAGCCAGACGCGCGGCCGATAGCTGTAAAGCTCGGAAATCGACTTATAGAGGAAAGTCGTCTTCGGCGGCGCTGTCGGCGTACAGCGGCATGTGACGGTAATAGACTTCCAACATCATCGTGGCGAACGAGGTCGAGGCTAAACGGCCGCCGTCTTTCGGACCGTGGCCGCCCTTGGGGAAGTGCCAGCTGCCTTTTGCACCGCCATCTTGAGCTTGCGTTTCCACCAACCAGTCACGCATCTCGTTGTTGAACTTGTCCCAGTCCGCGCCGCCGAATTGACGCAGCACTTGTGCGGCGTAGTAGTCGTAATAGATCTGGTCCTTGCGGAAACCGATCTTGGCGACCTGTTTCACTCCCTCGACGATCCGAGGATCGGTCTTTGCCCATCCGGTATACATCCGGCACAAGATGCCTACCGCGGTACAGGCCGGTCGAATTTTGGCCGAGGGGCTGGCGTAACCGTAGGTCGCTCCGTTATTGGATTGAACCTTGTCCAAGAACAACACCGAGCCTTGCACGGTCGTCTGCGGCACGATCAGGTGTCCCATGTGAGCACTTTTCAGCGCCATCACTTGCCAACCCACCACTGACGTGTCACCGCCGTCGGGTTGTTGCGGTCGATAACGCCACCCTCCATCGCGACACTGAGCGTAGACGATAAAGTTGACAGCGGCCTGGGCGGGCACGGCCAATTCGGGGTCACCGGTCATTGCATAGGCTTCACACAATGCGATCGCCGCCAAGCCGTGCGAATACATCCCGTTGCCCGAGCTCTCGGTCAGATCCAATACGGGCATGCCGTTCTTTTTGCCAAGTTTCCCGTTGCTGATCAGGAATTTCAGCCCGCGATACACGTTCTCGCGAAACTCACCAGATTTATGCGTTTGCCCGGCCCCCATAAACGGCAGCAGCGCCATTGCGGTAGCGGCGTTGACGGCTCCGGCACGCTTCGCCTCGCCGGGATCACCACAACGATTGTTGCAGGCGACGTTGTGCTGGAACGACCAACCGCCGTTGGGGAATTGATGTCGCGAGAACCATTTTAGTGCTTCGGTGACGGCCGCTTCGCTACTGGCACTGCCGCCGTAGTCACGCAGCAGTTTCTTTTTCATGTCCGCACTGCGGCTGCTGAGCGGGGCGCCGGAGACTGACGACAGCGTTTGTAGTGACGTTGCGGCCGGGGCCATGTCCGAAACCATTTCGCCCATGTCGATCGCGACTTCGGCCAATTCAATCGACTCAACCGCCGTGGTCGGCTCAGGCATCTCGATTTGTTCGCTGGTGTCGACCGTCGTTTCGGTGATCTCTTCCATTTCGGCCACCTCGCCCGGATCGAGTTGCTCGATCGCAAACTCTTCCATTTCCGGGCCGTCTTCGGCGGTGGCTGAAGCCGACAAAACGTTGACCACCTTGACCGGGTCGCCGATGGAAACCAATCC encodes the following:
- a CDS encoding DUF1598 domain-containing protein; amino-acid sequence: MEFGPQRLFRFTASVIAVLCMSTSLQAGISGLNNRAVGGVLIDAEGIVRNATIAEQQQLSNAARAALKQAKGEMNQATEMRMISLAKLQKHLQATREAGEPISSDVEFLAGLQRIEYVFVDPDNNDIVIAGPAEPWQMLEDGSVVGTESGKSTMRLADLIVAFRTVETARRAGISCSIEPTAEGRQRLQNLLRNVKLRPGQNPAIYESAMKQAFGPQMIKLTGVPQDSRYARILVAADFEMKRVAMELAPSNVNGLPSYLQMSKNSRHSSAQNPRWWMACNYDTMTKSEDALAWKLSGQGVKTLTDQDLVQADGNVQATGRVDKVAQAWAETMTQKYPELAKRIHVFGDLQNIMDMTIVATLISQERLDHKAGIDLSLLKQENEAVELTSYAVPKALNPQCSFVRGRSGWVVTASGGVDIDAFSVVEKQAVDPAVAAKRTESLASAKDRWWWNR
- a CDS encoding prenyltransferase/squalene oxidase repeat-containing protein, whose product is MASVTDPDQLHHPDPLVANAMVEDDTYDEPNPRRRFLIFSAMPAWAVSTFVHVIILLVLGLVSIGDPVKVVNVLSASATAEDGPEMEEFAIEQLDPGEVAEMEEITETTVDTSEQIEMPEPTTAVESIELAEVAIDMGEMVSDMAPAATSLQTLSSVSGAPLSSRSADMKKKLLRDYGGSASSEAAVTEALKWFSRHQFPNGGWSFQHNVACNNRCGDPGEAKRAGAVNAATAMALLPFMGAGQTHKSGEFRENVYRGLKFLISNGKLGKKNGMPVLDLTESSGNGMYSHGLAAIALCEAYAMTGDPELAVPAQAAVNFIVYAQCRDGGWRYRPQQPDGGDTSVVGWQVMALKSAHMGHLIVPQTTVQGSVLFLDKVQSNNGATYGYASPSAKIRPACTAVGILCRMYTGWAKTDPRIVEGVKQVAKIGFRKDQIYYDYYAAQVLRQFGGADWDKFNNEMRDWLVETQAQDGGAKGSWHFPKGGHGPKDGGRLASTSFATMMLEVYYRHMPLYADSAAEDDFPL
- a CDS encoding sigma 54-interacting transcriptional regulator, encoding MASPSQWIRLNTDAPQTTSSTNPVGEKPAPRHPGAYLVLQSAGRWSDVFRLAPPAEAFLGRASSNQIVIRSHQASRQHARIYWSAPNQPNASARPDAAAQTNTAAASPPESPGSPESPGATVTAAATGAWMIEDLGSRNGTFVGGSEISEPHPLRDGDKIEIAGYAIQFTHTIHTGGSERSSDDDDAASQATDDQLTMEMSADAITDRRRHSDYLHGRVSTSDSRSAESKTATEPTAAGDDSPGVRSRLLKLAFTLARLEDAEAAIAACLDDLVGSLKFDTAGVYLSERSTPPSSISEVPLVATRQSGDRSYRRPPDALLQNLVGENGHALLARNIVGDDQLATQNSRGEIEVESIILAPIRDHRDRFLGMIHMTTAAGIRPFGSDDLQVVVAVAEILAESISRLADQRRLAKSLHLSRRKAELLQEQLGDKVRIVGKSEAIRTVIEKIKLAAPTHATVLVRGESGVGKELVAAALHHASNRREGPMVCLNCAALSETLLESELFGHEKGAFTGATERKRGKFEMADGGTLMLDEIGEMNAELQAKLLRVLEGHPFERVGGHEPIRVDVRVVAATNRDLQTMVGEGKFRQDLYYRLHVVEIVVPPLRQRQRDCLLLAQFFLDRFNREMGRRIETISEAAQKRLLEYHWPGNIRELRNVIERAVVLNQKNVIEETDLALSPTGNVGRTSSASSETAVEMTLAELEQQHIERVLRHTDGNKSRAAAMLGIERSTLDRKLKRFAAQDPST